Proteins co-encoded in one Gemmatimonadaceae bacterium genomic window:
- a CDS encoding IS3 family transposase (programmed frameshift), with the protein MAKRPRFSSEVRERAVRLVYEHEKEHTSQWAAITSVAAKIGCSAQTLSSWIKRRAVDTGRRAGVTTEEHARVKALERENKELRRANEILRKASALFCPGGARPPRAVIVSFIDAHREEFGVEPICTQLQTAPSWYYEQKARAVDPSRVPARAQRDAELRPEIARVWRANRRVYGAKKVWKELRRERHSVARCTVARLMQADGQRGVVRGRRVQTTIPDVHSEPPRDLVQRNFTATRPNQLWVSDFTYVSTWRGFVYVAFVIDVFARRIVGWRASTSMRSDLALDALEQALADRDTDGPLVHHSDHGGQYLCIRYTERLAEAGIAPSVGSRGDSYDNALAETIIGLFKTEVIYRDGPWKSFDAVEWATLEWVSWFNTRRLMEPLGYLPPAEFEAHYHAQQATSELAELVLK; encoded by the exons ATGGCGAAACGACCACGGTTTTCCTCAGAAGTGCGTGAGCGGGCAGTGCGGCTGGTGTATGAGCACGAGAAGGAGCATACCTCGCAGTGGGCGGCGATCACGTCCGTCGCGGCCAAGATTGGCTGCTCGGCGCAGACGCTCAGCAGCTGGATCAAGCGGCGAGCGGTCGACACCGGCCGACGCGCCGGGGTGACCACCGAGGAACACGCGCGCGTCAAGGCGCTCGAACGCGAGAACAAGGAACTGCGCCGCGCGAATGAAATCCTCCGCAAGGCGTCTGCGT TATTTTGCCCAGGCGGAGCTCGACCGCCGCGGGCCGTGATCGTGTCCTTCATCGACGCGCATCGGGAAGAGTTTGGAGTCGAGCCGATCTGCACGCAGTTGCAGACCGCTCCGTCCTGGTACTACGAGCAGAAAGCGCGTGCGGTGGACCCGTCGCGGGTGCCGGCGCGTGCGCAGCGCGATGCCGAACTCCGCCCCGAGATTGCGCGCGTCTGGCGCGCCAATCGGCGCGTGTACGGCGCGAAGAAGGTGTGGAAGGAGCTGCGCCGCGAACGCCACAGCGTCGCGCGCTGCACGGTGGCCCGCCTGATGCAGGCGGATGGGCAGCGCGGTGTCGTGCGCGGGCGACGCGTGCAGACGACCATCCCGGACGTGCACAGCGAACCGCCGCGCGATCTGGTGCAACGCAACTTCACGGCGACGCGCCCGAATCAGCTGTGGGTGTCGGACTTCACGTACGTCTCCACGTGGCGCGGCTTCGTGTACGTCGCGTTTGTGATTGACGTGTTTGCGCGGCGTATTGTGGGCTGGCGCGCGAGTACCTCGATGCGCAGTGACCTGGCCCTCGATGCACTCGAACAAGCGCTGGCGGATCGCGACACCGACGGGCCGCTAGTACATCACAGCGACCACGGCGGGCAGTATCTCTGCATTCGGTACACCGAGCGGCTGGCGGAAGCCGGCATTGCGCCGTCGGTCGGCAGCCGTGGCGACTCCTACGACAACGCCCTGGCCGAAACGATCATTGGGCTCTTCAAGACGGAAGTCATCTATCGCGACGGACCGTGGAAGAGTTTCGACGCCGTCGAATGGGCAACCTTGGAGTGGGTCAGCTGGTTTAACACGCGGCGCCTGATGGAGCCGCTCGGCTACTTGCCCCCCGCTGAATTTGAAGCGCACTATCATGCACAGCAGGCCACCTCGGAACTCGCCGAGTTGGTACTCAAGTAA
- a CDS encoding Fic family protein: MPGRLSRRIWAHDPTIHAPAKYKRACGYEAFIPDDMSSLVLQLNGTLAGLVAEAELSIRALNDDGGHALLPLARLLLRTEAIASSKVEGMQLGVRELARAEARSESGSTASPTAIELIANIDAMVLAVDKAAEVERFGVPEIVAIHMQLFERTTQRAIAGRIRETQNWIGGNDYNPCGADFVPPPPDHVDRLLTDLCAAIHDETLSPLVQAALVHAQFETIHPFLDGNGRTGRALVQVILRRRGIAPRFLPPLSVIFAGAKDRYITGLTKFRGDAVNDWIEHFAVATLRATRLARAYMDAVRILQAGWRAQLRASRHNPRADAAVWLIIDHLPAHPMITAPVATAITLRASGRIYEGIDQLVDVGVLVPLSEGKRNRCWEAVGLLDLIAGLEAGELPAIRDTNTSN, from the coding sequence ATGCCAGGCCGCTTGAGTCGACGAATCTGGGCGCATGATCCCACCATCCACGCACCCGCCAAATACAAGCGCGCGTGTGGGTACGAGGCGTTTATTCCGGATGACATGTCGTCATTGGTGCTGCAGCTCAACGGAACCTTGGCCGGTCTGGTCGCTGAGGCTGAACTCTCCATCCGGGCACTCAATGACGATGGTGGGCACGCCCTCCTTCCGCTCGCCCGCCTGCTGCTACGTACCGAAGCCATCGCCTCCTCAAAGGTCGAGGGCATGCAACTGGGAGTCCGTGAGCTCGCGCGCGCGGAAGCGCGGTCAGAATCAGGCAGCACCGCGAGTCCAACGGCCATCGAGCTCATCGCGAACATCGACGCCATGGTGCTGGCCGTGGACAAGGCTGCCGAGGTCGAGCGGTTTGGCGTACCAGAGATCGTGGCCATTCACATGCAATTGTTCGAACGCACCACTCAACGAGCCATTGCTGGACGTATTCGCGAAACGCAGAACTGGATCGGTGGCAACGACTACAATCCGTGCGGCGCTGACTTTGTGCCACCGCCGCCCGACCATGTGGACCGACTGTTAACCGATCTCTGCGCGGCGATCCACGACGAGACGCTGTCCCCCTTGGTGCAGGCGGCGCTGGTGCATGCGCAGTTCGAAACCATTCACCCGTTTCTTGACGGGAACGGGCGAACCGGGCGCGCACTGGTGCAAGTCATCCTACGTCGCCGGGGTATTGCCCCACGATTCCTGCCGCCCCTCAGCGTCATCTTCGCAGGCGCCAAGGATCGCTACATCACCGGACTGACAAAGTTTCGCGGCGATGCCGTCAACGATTGGATCGAGCACTTCGCCGTCGCCACTCTCCGGGCGACACGTCTCGCACGCGCGTACATGGACGCCGTGCGCATATTGCAAGCGGGCTGGCGCGCACAGTTGCGCGCCTCACGACACAACCCCCGAGCCGATGCCGCGGTGTGGTTGATCATTGATCACTTGCCCGCGCACCCCATGATCACTGCACCTGTTGCCACGGCGATCACGCTGCGCGCTTCCGGGCGCATCTACGAAGGCATTGACCAACTGGTAGACGTTGGCGTTCTCGTGCCGCTGTCGGAGGGCAAGCGCAATCGCTGCTGGGAAGCGGTGGGACTCCTGGACTTGATTGCCGGCCTGGAAGCCGGGGAATTGCCGGCGATACGCGATACCAACACCTCAAACTGA
- a CDS encoding carboxylate-amine ligase produces MGLTGATSHRRHFTRGPRAASSRNTGRRSALHPRRRPTYRSGPRSAEELQRFAELQRRLPSLFTRVFLDHHAPQTIVVIPSLTLDGAELRKLVGATHYEERLLCLLMLLRFPRANMVYVTSEPLSPTIVDYYLHLLPGVPPGHALPRLTLLSCHDQSSDTLTAKILGRSTLVDRIKAMIPDPMSAHMTCFNVTPLERTLAVRLGIPIYGCDPALAHLGTKSGSRETFRRAGVPLPEGHEHLRDARDIAHALADLKRHDPSLRKAMIKLNDGFSGEGNAVFSFDGVPVSAVRADSADALIRWVQNRCHARVHCVAEGESWESFAGKFATMGGIVEAFVPGEVVRSPSVQCRIDPLGHASVIATHDQLLGGSSGQVYLGCTFPANHAYTASLHAHGLSVARVLASDGVLARFAVDFMCVRHADAWQTTAIEINLRKGGTTHPFLMLEFLTDGVYDTASGVYRTHNGLTCCYHATDNLQEPAFVGLTPPELIDIAVNNDLHFDATTQEGVMFHLIGALQEFGKLGTICVGRTHERAEEYYDRTVEVLERETSRRIPPRPIAPRAD; encoded by the coding sequence ATGGGACTGACGGGTGCGACCTCCCACCGTCGGCACTTCACGCGAGGCCCCCGTGCAGCGTCTTCCCGAAACACCGGCCGTCGATCCGCGCTACATCCCCGCCGTCGACCCACATACCGATCCGGCCCCCGCTCGGCGGAAGAACTGCAGCGCTTCGCCGAGTTGCAGCGGCGGCTGCCGTCGCTGTTCACGCGCGTGTTTCTCGATCACCACGCGCCGCAAACCATCGTCGTCATCCCCAGCCTCACACTCGATGGCGCCGAACTGCGCAAGCTGGTTGGCGCCACGCACTACGAAGAGCGCCTGTTGTGCCTGCTCATGTTGCTGCGGTTTCCACGCGCCAACATGGTGTACGTCACCAGCGAGCCGCTCTCGCCGACGATCGTCGACTACTATCTGCATCTCCTGCCCGGCGTCCCGCCCGGGCACGCATTGCCACGACTCACGCTGCTGTCGTGCCACGACCAATCATCCGACACCCTCACCGCCAAAATCCTCGGACGGTCCACACTCGTCGATCGCATCAAGGCCATGATCCCCGACCCCATGTCGGCGCACATGACCTGCTTCAACGTCACGCCGCTTGAACGCACCCTCGCCGTGCGCCTCGGCATTCCCATCTACGGCTGCGATCCGGCGCTCGCCCACCTGGGCACCAAGAGCGGCAGTCGCGAAACGTTTCGCCGAGCGGGTGTGCCGTTGCCGGAAGGACACGAGCACCTGCGCGATGCGCGCGACATCGCGCATGCATTGGCCGATCTCAAGCGCCACGATCCCTCGCTGCGCAAGGCGATGATCAAGTTGAACGACGGCTTCTCTGGCGAAGGCAATGCCGTCTTTTCGTTTGATGGCGTGCCCGTTTCCGCCGTGCGCGCCGACAGTGCCGATGCACTGATACGATGGGTGCAGAACAGATGTCACGCGCGGGTACACTGTGTCGCCGAGGGCGAATCGTGGGAATCGTTCGCGGGCAAGTTCGCCACCATGGGCGGCATCGTTGAAGCATTCGTGCCGGGTGAAGTAGTGCGCTCGCCGTCCGTGCAGTGTCGCATCGATCCACTGGGACATGCGAGTGTCATCGCCACTCACGATCAGCTGCTGGGCGGATCGTCCGGTCAGGTGTACCTCGGCTGCACCTTCCCGGCCAACCACGCGTACACCGCCAGTCTGCACGCGCATGGCCTGAGTGTGGCGCGGGTGCTGGCCAGCGACGGCGTTTTGGCGCGTTTCGCCGTGGATTTCATGTGCGTCCGGCACGCAGATGCGTGGCAAACCACGGCTATCGAGATCAACCTGCGAAAGGGCGGCACCACGCACCCATTTCTCATGCTGGAGTTTCTCACCGACGGCGTGTACGACACTGCGTCAGGCGTCTATCGCACCCACAACGGACTCACCTGCTGCTATCACGCCACCGACAATCTGCAGGAGCCGGCCTTTGTCGGCCTCACGCCCCCGGAGTTGATAGACATTGCGGTGAACAACGACCTCCATTTTGATGCCACCACGCAGGAGGGGGTGATGTTCCACCTCATTGGCGCGCTGCAGGAGTTCGGCAAACTCGGCACAATCTGCGTGGGCCGCACGCATGAGCGTGCTGAGGAGTACTACGACAGGACGGTGGAGGTGCTGGAGCGGGAGACGTCCCGTCGGATCCCTCCGCGCCCGATCGCACCTCGCGCCGATTGA
- a CDS encoding RagB/SusD family nutrient uptake outer membrane protein gives MPTFIMNPITRRLAAAITTAAVLGACSFEVTNPGPLLDEDLNTPSAMPALVNGMGGDLSNAIGNYITRGALAGLELYHSGNFAAERKFNAGTVGAEDVNGDWARMQTARFVAENGLTRMKTVLGTAFETNANTPRAYLYAGFANRFLGENVCEAVIDGGARQPSTIHFVRAESLFTRALTVATAINNTALVNAALAGRAQVRAWQGKWTEAAADAALVPTAFRHNAVFSTNTARENLDLATQTISRREVTVWNTVWVTDRDTRTPYDTVKTGSAITKGQDGATNFFRQKKYLTLGDAVPLAKGTEMLLIRAEAALRANDVTNTMTLINQERASFTLPALTATTVDQAWVILQRERGAVLWLEGRRLWDLRRWLAESKSTALQGRSTCIPISQEELAVNQNLK, from the coding sequence ATGCCGACCTTCATCATGAATCCCATCACGCGCCGCCTGGCGGCCGCGATCACAACCGCTGCGGTGCTCGGCGCCTGCAGTTTCGAAGTCACCAACCCGGGACCGTTGCTGGACGAGGATCTCAACACGCCGTCGGCCATGCCCGCGCTCGTAAATGGCATGGGCGGTGATCTGTCCAACGCGATCGGCAACTACATCACACGAGGCGCGTTGGCCGGACTTGAGTTGTACCACTCCGGCAATTTCGCCGCCGAACGCAAATTCAACGCCGGAACTGTTGGCGCTGAAGATGTGAACGGCGACTGGGCGCGCATGCAGACGGCGCGTTTCGTGGCGGAAAATGGCCTGACGCGCATGAAGACCGTGTTGGGCACGGCGTTCGAGACAAACGCCAATACACCGCGCGCCTATCTCTATGCCGGATTCGCCAACCGATTCCTCGGCGAAAACGTGTGTGAAGCTGTCATCGATGGCGGCGCACGACAGCCCAGCACCATCCACTTCGTGCGGGCGGAAAGCCTGTTCACCCGTGCGCTCACCGTGGCCACGGCGATCAACAACACCGCGTTGGTGAATGCGGCGCTGGCCGGCCGCGCGCAGGTGCGCGCGTGGCAGGGCAAGTGGACGGAAGCCGCCGCCGACGCGGCGCTGGTGCCAACGGCCTTCCGGCACAACGCCGTCTTCTCCACCAACACCGCGCGCGAAAACCTCGATCTCGCCACGCAAACCATCAGCCGTCGCGAAGTTACGGTCTGGAACACGGTGTGGGTGACCGATCGCGATACGCGCACGCCGTACGATACCGTCAAGACCGGATCGGCCATCACCAAGGGTCAGGACGGCGCCACCAACTTCTTCCGCCAGAAGAAGTACCTCACACTGGGCGATGCGGTGCCGCTGGCAAAGGGAACCGAGATGCTGCTCATTCGCGCGGAAGCCGCACTGCGCGCGAACGATGTCACTAACACCATGACGCTCATCAATCAGGAGCGCGCCTCGTTCACGTTGCCCGCGCTCACGGCCACGACGGTCGATCAGGCCTGGGTCATTCTGCAGCGCGAACGCGGCGCCGTGTTGTGGCTGGAAGGACGTCGCCTGTGGGACCTGCGGCGCTGGTTGGCCGAAAGCAAGAGCACGGCGTTGCAGGGTCGCAGCACCTGCATCCCCATCAGCCAGGAAGAGCTGGCCGTCAATCAGAACCTCAAGTAA
- a CDS encoding IS481 family transposase, protein MDSHKNARLGFAGRVCLVQRVLQDGWSGAETAAAFHISERTVWKWVARYQAGELPALRDASSRPRHSPRQLTPRLERRIVALRTQRLTGPRIADRLGLPVSTVGDVLRRQGLGCLPPLTPPPPIIRYERERPGELLHIDSKKLGRIEAGTVGHRITGNRAVRGRRQATGWEYLHVAIDDASRVAYAALLPDETAASAVAFLEQALRFLHRLGIVVEAVMTDNAFCYTQRTYATTLAQHGLRHLRTRPYTPRTNGKAERFIQTALREWAYVKPYRSSAHRAGALPPFLTTYNTIRPHTAHGRMPPVSRLTL, encoded by the coding sequence GTGGACAGTCACAAGAATGCCCGGTTGGGCTTCGCAGGGCGAGTGTGTCTCGTCCAGCGCGTGCTCCAGGACGGGTGGAGTGGGGCCGAGACGGCCGCCGCCTTTCACATCAGCGAGCGGACGGTCTGGAAGTGGGTGGCGCGTTATCAGGCGGGCGAGCTGCCCGCGCTGCGTGATGCGTCGTCGCGACCACGGCACTCGCCGCGCCAGCTCACGCCGAGACTCGAGCGCCGGATCGTGGCGCTTCGCACGCAGCGGCTGACGGGCCCCCGCATCGCGGATCGGCTCGGCTTGCCCGTGTCGACCGTCGGCGATGTGCTCCGTCGACAGGGGCTCGGCTGCCTGCCCCCGCTGACGCCACCGCCGCCGATCATCCGCTACGAGCGCGAGCGGCCCGGCGAACTGCTCCACATCGACAGCAAGAAGCTCGGGCGTATCGAAGCGGGCACCGTAGGCCATCGTATCACCGGCAATCGCGCGGTCCGAGGCCGCCGCCAAGCGACGGGCTGGGAGTACTTGCATGTCGCCATCGATGATGCCTCGCGCGTCGCGTATGCGGCGCTCTTGCCCGATGAGACGGCCGCGAGTGCCGTCGCGTTTCTCGAGCAAGCGCTCCGCTTCTTACACCGCCTGGGGATCGTCGTGGAGGCGGTGATGACCGACAATGCCTTCTGCTACACCCAGCGCACGTATGCCACGACGCTCGCGCAGCATGGGCTCCGACATCTCCGCACACGCCCGTATACGCCGCGCACCAATGGCAAAGCGGAGCGCTTCATCCAGACCGCACTCCGCGAATGGGCCTACGTCAAACCGTACCGCTCGTCGGCGCATCGCGCTGGCGCCCTCCCACCCTTTCTGACAACGTACAACACCATTCGACCCCACACCGCGCATGGCCGCATGCCACCGGTCAGTCGCCTCACCCTATGA
- the ggt gene encoding gamma-glutamyltransferase, with the protein MRFSVPSAAGFAAVLLTPLCVVGAQRPLSLAGRSPVYAPNGMVATSQPLASAAGIAVLQRGGNAIDAAVTAAAVLSVTEPMMTGIGGDMFALIWIAKEKRLVALNASGRAGSLMTRDELIKRGRTRNIPRGVETITVPGALAGWQTLLTKYGTMTLAATLQPAIRYADGGFPLTPVIADDWAGQAALLARDSGAKATFLPNGKAPVAGEWFRNPDYARTLREIARVGPSTLYGGPLGQRLVARVKALGGFLTIDDLKNNAPNWVTPMSVPFKGYRLWELPPNNQGIAALEMLRILEPYDLKAMGHNSAPYLHHLIEAKKLAYADLTRYVGDADHLAMPPARMLDDAFIAERRGHIDANKAQARMEPGPLRTSSETIYLTVADSAGNMVSFINSLYDEFGSGIVVPGTGFALHDRGAGFSLEPGLPNTVAPGKRPFHTLIPAFVTKTSVDGTELPWMSYGVMGGAMQAQGHVQMLLNMLVFGMDVQQAIDVARFRHLNGLQVALEAPITDEVRAALKAMGHEITDERRTQFGGAQAIVKLLKGYVGGSDPRKDGMAVGH; encoded by the coding sequence ATGCGATTTTCTGTCCCAAGCGCGGCTGGTTTCGCCGCAGTGTTGCTCACTCCGCTGTGCGTGGTTGGTGCGCAGCGTCCCCTGTCGCTGGCCGGCCGCTCGCCAGTGTACGCGCCCAACGGCATGGTGGCCACCAGTCAGCCGTTGGCTTCGGCGGCCGGCATTGCCGTGTTACAGCGTGGCGGCAACGCCATTGATGCGGCAGTGACCGCAGCGGCCGTGTTGAGCGTGACCGAACCCATGATGACCGGTATTGGCGGCGACATGTTCGCGCTGATCTGGATTGCCAAGGAGAAGCGACTGGTTGCGCTGAATGCGAGTGGACGCGCGGGGTCGCTGATGACACGCGACGAGCTGATCAAGCGCGGACGCACGCGCAACATTCCACGCGGCGTGGAGACCATCACCGTGCCAGGCGCGCTGGCCGGATGGCAGACACTGCTGACCAAGTACGGCACGATGACGCTGGCGGCCACGCTGCAGCCGGCCATTCGTTATGCCGATGGGGGCTTTCCGCTGACACCGGTAATTGCCGACGACTGGGCCGGTCAAGCCGCGCTATTGGCTCGCGACTCGGGCGCGAAAGCCACGTTCTTGCCAAACGGCAAGGCGCCCGTGGCCGGCGAGTGGTTTCGTAATCCGGACTACGCGCGTACGCTGCGCGAAATTGCGCGCGTGGGACCATCCACGTTGTACGGCGGACCGCTGGGACAGCGGCTGGTGGCGCGCGTGAAGGCGCTGGGTGGCTTTCTCACGATTGACGACCTGAAGAACAACGCGCCCAACTGGGTGACGCCGATGTCCGTGCCGTTCAAGGGTTATCGGTTGTGGGAGCTGCCGCCCAACAATCAGGGGATCGCGGCGCTGGAGATGCTGCGCATTCTCGAGCCCTACGATCTCAAGGCAATGGGTCACAACTCGGCCCCGTATCTGCATCATCTCATTGAAGCGAAGAAGCTGGCCTACGCCGATCTCACGCGGTATGTGGGCGACGCGGACCACTTGGCGATGCCGCCGGCGCGCATGTTGGACGACGCGTTCATCGCCGAGCGTCGTGGTCATATCGACGCGAACAAGGCGCAGGCGCGCATGGAACCGGGACCGCTGCGCACGTCGAGTGAAACCATTTACCTCACGGTGGCTGACAGTGCCGGCAACATGGTGTCGTTCATCAATTCCCTGTACGACGAGTTCGGCTCGGGCATTGTGGTGCCGGGAACGGGATTCGCGCTACATGATCGCGGCGCGGGATTTTCGCTGGAGCCGGGACTCCCCAATACGGTGGCGCCGGGAAAGCGTCCGTTCCATACGCTTATTCCCGCGTTCGTGACGAAGACGAGTGTCGACGGGACGGAATTGCCGTGGATGAGTTACGGCGTGATGGGCGGCGCGATGCAGGCGCAGGGGCATGTGCAGATGCTGCTGAACATGCTGGTGTTCGGCATGGATGTGCAGCAGGCCATTGATGTGGCGCGATTCCGTCACCTGAACGGTTTGCAGGTGGCGCTGGAAGCGCCGATTACCGACGAGGTGCGCGCGGCGCTCAAGGCCATGGGTCACGAGATCACCGACGAGCGTCGCACGCAGTTTGGCGGCGCGCAGGCTATCGTGAAACTGCTCAAGGGCTACGTGGGCGGATCGGATCCGCGCAAGGACGGCATGGCGGTTGGTCATTGA